From Shewanella yunxiaonensis, the proteins below share one genomic window:
- a CDS encoding DUF1622 domain-containing protein, which yields MLSFTSTVETVGLVIDAAGVIVIVFGLLIAAYKFVQSIGQSTDTYRQLRQDIGRGILLGLELLVAADIIRTVAVKPTMQGVLILGLIVLIRTFLSMALQVELEGRLPWRRSVQEQNVNNPQAGIH from the coding sequence ATGCTATCGTTTACATCGACTGTAGAAACCGTTGGCTTAGTGATCGACGCTGCCGGAGTGATCGTTATCGTGTTTGGGTTGTTAATTGCGGCATATAAATTTGTGCAATCTATCGGACAGTCCACTGATACGTATCGGCAATTAAGACAGGATATTGGCCGTGGTATCTTGCTGGGGTTGGAGCTGTTGGTCGCCGCTGACATCATACGTACCGTGGCTGTTAAACCCACGATGCAGGGCGTCCTCATTTTGGGCTTAATTGTGCTGATCCGAACCTTTCTTAGCATGGCATTACAAGTGGAACTGGAAGGTCGATTACCTTGGCGTCGCAGCGTGCAGGAACAGAATGTCAATAATCCACAAGCCGGTATTCATTGA
- a CDS encoding iron-containing alcohol dehydrogenase family protein, whose amino-acid sequence MSNQTIYLPNYTVGENAYDKISYITAPYGNKAVVIGGEIAMSKAKHALIDGVVNTPVSLLGFLWYGGNATMENVHRLQAETLVQEADMLFAVGGGRACDTVKVLGALLNKPVFTFPTLASNCAACTSLSVIYHEDGSFKDYSYQNHPPLHTFINTKIIAESPAALFWAGIGDALSKEYEVEYSCREKNLSHLSLLGLGIAKTCTSPLLQHGEKALDDCRNNRVSAELEEVVLDIIMLTGIVSNCTVHISDQIAPADQYYYNSSLAHCVYYGSSLIPACESHLHGEIVAFGVLCLLKYDNNIDEFERVLAFNKALGLPTTMADIGLTEADLPVVAHKAASVIEWRYAPGKPTKEKFIEAIVETDRVGQAHK is encoded by the coding sequence ATGTCAAACCAAACCATTTACCTTCCCAACTATACTGTTGGTGAAAATGCCTACGACAAAATTTCATATATCACCGCACCTTATGGCAACAAGGCCGTGGTTATTGGCGGTGAAATTGCGATGTCAAAAGCAAAGCACGCCCTTATTGATGGGGTAGTAAACACCCCAGTCTCCTTGTTGGGATTTCTCTGGTATGGTGGTAACGCAACGATGGAAAATGTTCATCGTCTGCAAGCAGAAACTTTGGTGCAGGAAGCTGACATGCTGTTTGCCGTGGGTGGCGGTCGTGCTTGTGATACAGTCAAAGTATTAGGTGCGTTGCTGAACAAACCGGTTTTTACCTTTCCAACCCTTGCTTCAAACTGCGCGGCCTGCACCTCTTTGAGCGTGATCTATCACGAGGATGGCTCATTTAAGGATTATTCTTACCAAAATCATCCACCACTACATACGTTTATCAATACCAAGATTATTGCCGAATCGCCTGCAGCGCTATTTTGGGCAGGCATCGGTGACGCGCTCAGTAAAGAATATGAAGTTGAATATAGCTGCCGCGAAAAGAACTTGTCACACCTGTCACTGTTGGGGTTGGGGATCGCCAAAACTTGTACTTCGCCGCTGTTACAACATGGCGAAAAAGCGCTGGATGACTGCCGCAATAACCGGGTGTCGGCCGAACTGGAAGAGGTGGTGCTGGACATCATTATGCTCACCGGCATTGTGTCCAACTGCACTGTGCATATCAGCGATCAGATTGCGCCAGCCGATCAATATTACTACAACAGCTCATTGGCACATTGTGTGTATTACGGCAGCTCGTTGATCCCGGCTTGTGAGTCCCATTTGCATGGCGAAATCGTCGCCTTTGGTGTGCTTTGCCTGCTGAAATACGACAACAATATTGACGAATTTGAACGTGTTCTCGCTTTCAATAAAGCGTTGGGACTGCCAACCACGATGGCAGATATTGGTTTGACCGAAGCTGACTTACCCGTTGTGGCTCACAAAGCGGCATCAGTGATTGAATGGCGCTACGCCCCAGGCAAACCAACCAAGGAAAAATTCATTGAGGCGATAGTAGAAACCGACCGTGTTGGACAAGCACATAAGTAA
- a CDS encoding DUF6491 family protein, whose translation MKRIVLLMIVTLWLTGCASSGNQMSDSDKDKAYQQYIVTHKLESVRSIKRFKLSGWKELTETHLIITGQFNRDYLISLRNACTGLRYANWIQLYQFDSLMFDSRSDSLSGGPQALPIRCRIDAIYPLTKEQVTQIMNIGQLPTAASNAEQVGK comes from the coding sequence ATGAAACGGATAGTGCTGCTTATGATAGTGACCCTGTGGTTGACTGGGTGTGCCTCTTCTGGCAATCAGATGTCGGACAGTGACAAGGATAAGGCCTATCAGCAATATATCGTGACCCATAAATTGGAAAGTGTGCGCAGTATAAAGCGATTCAAACTAAGCGGTTGGAAGGAGCTTACTGAAACCCACCTGATCATCACCGGACAGTTCAATCGGGATTATCTGATCTCATTACGTAATGCCTGTACTGGGCTGCGTTATGCTAACTGGATCCAGTTGTATCAATTCGATTCATTGATGTTTGACTCACGCAGTGATTCGCTCAGTGGGGGGCCTCAGGCTTTACCTATTCGTTGCCGTATCGATGCGATTTACCCTCTGACAAAGGAACAGGTAACGCAGATCATGAATATTGGTCAGCTTCCGACAGCGGCAAGTAACGCTGA